The genome window CCTCATCCTCGAACTAAAATACCGCGTCCCCGTAAGCTACAAAGCCGGCACGAAGTGAACCGTTCGTCGGAGCGCAGACATGCGACCGAAACGCAAAGTCAAAATGATTCAACGCATCGGAACCCGGGCACCCTGCCCGCACGTGACGTTCGTAATTTTGAACGCGGATCGAGCGGATCGAGCGGATGAGGACGGGTAAGAAATAGAGTTCATATCCGGCTTTTTCTGCCCGATCCGCATAGTCTGCGTTCAAATGTGTAGCGAGCACACGCGGGTAGAGATGCCGCGTTCCGACACGACGGGTGCACTCTCCCTGACGGCCGCGGTGCGGACGTGAAAGCGGCAGGTGCGGTATACTTGCTGAGTAGGGCGCAGATCGCATTCCATTGGGCCATTCGATCTGTTGACACACCAGCAAAGATGAGAATTTCCCGGCTATCTTCCCGACCATCGTTGACCGTAAGCTCCTTGGTTACTGCGCTTTTCGGCGTGGCTTTGATGATCGGTGCGGCGATCATTACCGGGTCATCGGCCGACGCTGCGGACGGCCTTACATCACGCTTGGGCGAGACGGGACCGACGCCGACGCCGTCGTGCACGCCGTTTGGCTTTAGTGAAGGCTTTGAAAGCGGCTTGCCGTTGACGGGACCGTTCCCGACGCACGCGCCGCCGGGGTCATCGCTGATGCTCGCTTCTGGCATGTGGCATGCGTTGAACAATAGCTTACCAATAGGTGAAGTGGGCGTTTTTGGCAGCCAGACGTCGGTGTTTCCGCCGCATTCGGGGCTGATATTTGCGGGGATGAATTTTCGCAACGGCTCGGGGCTGGCAGCGATCGATACATACCTGATGAGTCCCGTTGTGACGTTCAAGAATGGCGATTCGATCACATTCTGGACACGAACGGTCGCGACCCCGGCATTTCCAGATCGGATGCGGCTCCTGCTTAGCACCAACGGGGCGAGCACCGCCGCCGCGGATTTTTCGACCGTTCTGCTCAGCGTAAACGAGAGCCTGACGACGGCCGGATATCCAAGCGACTGGACACAGTTTACGGTGACGATATTTGGCCTCGGCGGGCCGACATTAGGTAGATTCGCGTTCAATTACAACGTGCCGAATGGCGGCCCTCTCGGAACCAATTCGGACTTTATCGGGATCGACGACGTGGTCCTCACACAGCCAGTAATTTGCCCCACACCAACTCCGACACCGACACCGACGCCAACTCCGACACCGACACCGAGTCCTTCTCCGAGCCCAAGTCCGAGTGTGTCGCCGACGCCTTTGTATACGCGGGGTGACTATGATGGCGACAACAAGACGGACACTACCGTGTGGAGGCCGACAGCGTTTGCTCCGAATCTGAGTGCGTTCTACACGCAGTTTTCGGGCAATGGGAGCTTCTTTGGCATACAGTTTGGGAATACGGGCGATGTTGCGATCGCGGGTGACTTTGATGCCGATAATAAAACGGATTTTGGCGTGTCAAGGTTTACGACGGCCGATGGCGTCGATCTGATCTATCTCGAAAGCTCGACAAACACGGCAAAGTTCCCTGTCTGGGGCAACACCGGAGACATCTTCGTCTCAGGCGATTATGACGGTGACAAGAAGACAGACGTGATGGCATGGCGTCCAAGTGACGGGACTTGGTATATCGTCAATTCATCAGGTGCGAATGGCGGCTTTACGTTTATCACGCACGGCCAGAACGGCGACAAGCCGTATGCTATGGACACGGACGGCGACGGCAAGGCCAATCTTGTGTATTTCCGCCCGTCAACCGGCGATTGGGTGGTGCGCAACAACGACGGGAGCAGCACGACAACGAACTTCGGCCTGCCGGCGGACATACCAGTGCCGGCTGACTACGACGGCGACAACAAGGACGACTTCGCTGTATTCCGTGACGGGCTGTGGATCGTCAAGAGAAGCTCTGACGGCCAGGTGCAGTTCGATCCGTTCGGAACAACGGGCGACATCCCTGTCCCGGGCGACTACGACGCGGACAACAAATACGACCGAGCCGTCTATCGCGGCGGCATCTGGCACATGCTCCGCTCGACGCAAGGCTACACCGGCGTCCAGTTCGGTGCCCCGACCGATACGCCTATGCCGAAGGCTTATATACCGTAAGGAAATTAGCCGCGGATCACGCGGATAAGCGTGGATAGGAGAAGATTTGACAGATCTTCTCTTCTCCGCTCTATTCGTTTATCTGCGGCCAATGTGCATGCCACACGGGCGGGCAGGGTGCCCGCGTTCCGATGTCTTCCGCATGATTGCCGTTGGCTTCAGCCAACGGTGAATGGTTCAAACCACCGGCGGGCTTTAGCCCAACCAGTCGGTTGGGCTAAAGCCCGATCTTATTGTCCCGGCCAACCGTTGCTAGTGTCATAATTCGTGCATTCGTGGCTAAGTACGCGTTCAAAAGAGTTGGCCACGAATGCACGAATATATCCAAATTGAGACACTACCCAACCGTTGCCTGAAGGCAACGGCAGGCGACACGAGCGGGCAAGGTGCCCGCGTTCCGACAGAAACACGCGGGCAGAGTGCCCGCTTCCGACCCAGGACGGGCTAACCGGTCTTGGCGGGCGCCGGCATGGTGTGGGCCGGTTGGATGCCGGAAAGGGACATCAGGCCTAGCCGGGTAAAGTTAATCGATTCGCCCAAGATACGCACCGCCTCGGCCGGGGCGTGAAAGCCCATTGAGTTCTCGGCCTCGACAAAATCGAGATAGAACTGCGCCTTTCGCTGGTATTCGCGCGGCTGCAGCAGGTCGCTCTCCGGGCGGCCGTTATTCTTAGCAGCCTCGATCTGGTTGATCAGGTCGATAAGGGCGTTCATCGCCAGATCACGCATCTGATATGTGCGCGTCTGAATAGCCTCAGCGCGGAATTTTAGCTCCGCTTCGTCTCCTTTGTGGCAAGTCTGGCAGGATTGATTGATATTGAGCAGCGGGCTGCGAACATGATGGTCGCTGATCTTCATCGAGCCCTCGCGCTTATAGGGCATATGGCAATCCGCACAAGAGACGCCGGCACGAGCATGGATGCCTTGGCTGAACATCTCAAACTCAGGATGCTGTGCCTTTAGGACGTCGGCTCCGGTGCGTTTGTGCACCCAATCCTTGTGTTTGACCTCGTCGTAATAGGCGAGGATGTTCTCGATCTTGAGGCCGTTCTGCCACGGGTAGGTCAGCGTCTTGCCCTCACCCTTAAAGTAATATTCGACATGACATTGGGCACACACATAGGTGCGCATCTCTTGCCGCGTGGCGTCGCGATTGACGTCATAATCCTTCACGCCCTGCGAGGCCTTGAAGGCCTTAAGGCCGTTCATTAGGGCCGGACGCGTAACACGAAGCGCCATCGTCATCGCGTCGTGGCAATCGAGGCACGAAACGGGATGGCTGACCTCGCGACGGGCAACACCATAGCCAAGCGCATTGAGAGCGTCAAAACCCTTGAAAATATCACCGTTGCCGAGCCGTTTATATGCCGTGTATGCGGACGCGTGACAATTCACGCACGAGCCCGGCTGCTTAACGACATCCTGCCGCTGCGTGAACGTCTGGTCCTCGAGCATAAATGCGTGGCCGCGTTCCTCGCGAAAATCAACAGCAAATGCGTAGCCGTCCCACATGGTCTTGAGGCGTGGATCCTCTTCAAGCCGCGACTGAGCCACGAGCGAGCGAGGGTCTGATTCCTTTGGCGTCTTGGCGATCGCCTCACTGCCGCCGTAACGCGTGCGGACCTGATCTACGGTGCGCTTGTAGCCGTCATACTGAAGCGGAAAATTCTTACCCCATATCGCCGGGTCCTCGGTGTCGTCGGTCAACTCAACGACACGGAAGAATGGGTTTCGCCCCTCCTGTTTGCGTTCAAAGATATTTGTCAAAAGCGCGGCCCCTGCGATCGATCCGACAGCGGCGATCAGTGCGACAAGCACGATCAGGCGCAGATTGTGGCGGCGTTTAGGCTGTGCGGCAGTTGTCTCTTTCTTTTCGTCTTCCATGGCTTTGTCTAGTGCATATGCCCGACCGAGCGGTGACAGCGTATGCATGAGAGATCATCTTCGCGATCAGCGCGGTGCGGCGTGATCGAATCGGTCAGGTCTTGATGGCAATGACGGCACGATGCCTCGGTCACCTGCCGATTTCGTTCAGTGATCTGGATCGGCTCGTGAAAATTGTTAAACGTGAAATAGTACGAATGCCAGAAGCCGTTCGATGCCTTAGTGTAATACTTGCCGAGAAGCGAATCCGGCGGGGTGTGACAATCGTTACAGCTGGCCACATTCTTATGAGAGGATTTGAGCCAGCCGCTGTACTGGTCACTCATTATGTGGCAATTGGCACATGCGGCGGCGTCATTGCTCAGATACGAATAGCCTTTGGCATATACGAAAGTGAACATTCCGATGCCGACCGCGGCTCCGATGGCAAGGCCGACGAGGCTCAGCTTTACGATCTGAATATTCATTACCCTCAAAGCTAATCTTCTCTCAAAACACGCTGGGAATCAAGCATCATTGGTTGTCGGTAACTGTTGCAATAGCTAATGTTTTGTGACATCTATCACATCACCTCACCGGTTCGCGAAGGAGGGCTTCGGAGGCGTCGCGGGCGAGGTCCGCGACTGCTTCGTCGTAGGTGCGAAGGTTGGCAAGCTGCCTAAGAGCTTCGCCGGTTCGTGATATCAGGCGGACGAGGTCGCCCTCCTCGGCGCGAGTTCGATCCACAAGTTCGTCCCAACTCATCCCGCCGGCCCAGCGTTCGGCGGCGGCGGCGGCAGAGTAGTTTAATTCCTCGACCGGCTCGACCCCGTTGCGCAATTCAACGCTTGCGACGGCGAATGAGACATCTTCAAGCTCGCCCAGATACTCGTTCATCCGACGCGAAGTTCGCATCTCGCCGTAGCTGCGGTCTGCATCCGACGCGACCGAAGCCATCAGCCCTGCAATGTGAGGTGTCGAAAGGCCGCTGAAGATACCGGTCTTCAACGCCTCGCCGACAAGCAGCGGACGATCGATACGAAGGTCGGCCAGCCATTTGCCCGCGTCCGCAACAGTCTCGGCGTCAAAGTCGATGTATCCGAAGTGAGCAAGCACGCGTGCCTTTTTTTCGAACGGCTCCCAAATTTCAGTAAGCGTGCGGCGACTCTTGCCATGGTTGCTGCGAAAAGCGTAACTCTTACCGGCGATCTCGCGAACCTGCTCAAAGCTGCCGAAGGCGTCAAGCAGGTTGAGCAGGCTGATGTAGGTGGAGCGAAACCGGCTTTCGAGCCGGTCGGGCGGAGCTTTTAGCAATTCTGCGATCTTCCGCGGATTCTGAAATTGGCCCGGAACGAGCACGACAAAGCCGACATTGTCACGCCCGCGACGGCCTGCCCTGCCGGTCATCTGCTGAAGCTCGCTCGCCGTCAGCGGCCGCCAGCCATCGTTTCCGCGCGTGTCGGCATTACTAATAACCACCGTGCGCGCCGGAAAATCAACCCCCGCAGCGACCGTAGATGTCGCAAAAAGGGCGTTGAGCAATCCTGCCGACATCATTCGTTCAATGAGTAACTTCCAGGCTGGGATGTGGCCTGCGTGGTGGGCTGCGACGCCTGCGTCGACGATCACCTTAGCGTGCTTGTGGTCCACGACCTCGGGATTTTCGGTTATGAATTCCTCAAATATCGCCACTCTACGCTGATGCCGATCCGGATCACGTCGCTGCGACTTGTCCCGCGCAACTTCGGCGGCCGCCTCGTCACAACGCCGCCGCGTCGGCAGAAAAGCGATCGCCGGCAACAGATCAAACCGCCGAAGCGTGTTGATCAGCTTCGGCATTGGGATCTCGGGTAGGCGTTCGGGCATTTTGGGGCTAGTATACAGCAACGGAGCGCATTTGCGGATC of Chloracidobacterium sp. contains these proteins:
- a CDS encoding VCBS repeat-containing protein; its protein translation is MALMIGAAIITGSSADAADGLTSRLGETGPTPTPSCTPFGFSEGFESGLPLTGPFPTHAPPGSSLMLASGMWHALNNSLPIGEVGVFGSQTSVFPPHSGLIFAGMNFRNGSGLAAIDTYLMSPVVTFKNGDSITFWTRTVATPAFPDRMRLLLSTNGASTAAADFSTVLLSVNESLTTAGYPSDWTQFTVTIFGLGGPTLGRFAFNYNVPNGGPLGTNSDFIGIDDVVLTQPVICPTPTPTPTPTPTPTPTPSPSPSPSPSVSPTPLYTRGDYDGDNKTDTTVWRPTAFAPNLSAFYTQFSGNGSFFGIQFGNTGDVAIAGDFDADNKTDFGVSRFTTADGVDLIYLESSTNTAKFPVWGNTGDIFVSGDYDGDKKTDVMAWRPSDGTWYIVNSSGANGGFTFITHGQNGDKPYAMDTDGDGKANLVYFRPSTGDWVVRNNDGSSTTTNFGLPADIPVPADYDGDNKDDFAVFRDGLWIVKRSSDGQVQFDPFGTTGDIPVPGDYDADNKYDRAVYRGGIWHMLRSTQGYTGVQFGAPTDTPMPKAYIP
- a CDS encoding ammonia-forming cytochrome c nitrite reductase subunit c552 → MEDEKKETTAAQPKRRHNLRLIVLVALIAAVGSIAGAALLTNIFERKQEGRNPFFRVVELTDDTEDPAIWGKNFPLQYDGYKRTVDQVRTRYGGSEAIAKTPKESDPRSLVAQSRLEEDPRLKTMWDGYAFAVDFREERGHAFMLEDQTFTQRQDVVKQPGSCVNCHASAYTAYKRLGNGDIFKGFDALNALGYGVARREVSHPVSCLDCHDAMTMALRVTRPALMNGLKAFKASQGVKDYDVNRDATRQEMRTYVCAQCHVEYYFKGEGKTLTYPWQNGLKIENILAYYDEVKHKDWVHKRTGADVLKAQHPEFEMFSQGIHARAGVSCADCHMPYKREGSMKISDHHVRSPLLNINQSCQTCHKGDEAELKFRAEAIQTRTYQMRDLAMNALIDLINQIEAAKNNGRPESDLLQPREYQRKAQFYLDFVEAENSMGFHAPAEAVRILGESINFTRLGLMSLSGIQPAHTMPAPAKTG
- the nrfH gene encoding cytochrome c nitrite reductase small subunit; the encoded protein is MNIQIVKLSLVGLAIGAAVGIGMFTFVYAKGYSYLSNDAAACANCHIMSDQYSGWLKSSHKNVASCNDCHTPPDSLLGKYYTKASNGFWHSYYFTFNNFHEPIQITERNRQVTEASCRHCHQDLTDSITPHRADREDDLSCIRCHRSVGHMH